In Nicotiana tabacum cultivar K326 chromosome 11, ASM71507v2, whole genome shotgun sequence, a single window of DNA contains:
- the LOC107828596 gene encoding uncharacterized protein LOC107828596, which produces MLLFGCKMTETKPTIDVIPVMSKITKNKFMGSNYMDWSKTIYLYLRSIDKENHLVDDPPKDETKSVWLKEDAKLFLQIKNSMHSEVNDLVSRCDYVKDLMDYLDFLYSGKGNLSRMYDVCQAFYHPSMQDRSLTTYFSEFKKVYDELNVILPFSPDVKVQQAQREQLAVMSFFSSLSPEFEGAKSQILSGTAISSLKEAFTRVLHTEKSHPGPTATIDSGALLSRVQKNKSHSNRNRSSDSRDLKQGEVKCFYCHELGHIIRYYVKLQNKNKRSQYANIATSETISPS; this is translated from the coding sequence ATGCTATTATTCGGGTGCAAGATGACTGAAACGAAACCTACCATTGATGTCATTCCGGTTATGTCCAAAATTACGAAGAATAAGTTCATGGGTTCCAATTACATGGATTGGAGTAAGACGATCTATCTCTATTTGCGGAGCATCGACAAAGAGAACCACTTGGTTGATGATCCACCCAAGGATGAGACTAAATCAGTCTGGTTAAAGGAGGATGCAAAATTGTTTCTCCAAATCAAGAATTCGATGCATAGTGAGGTAAATGATCTAGTTTCTCGTTGTGATTATGTGAAGGATCTAATGGATTATTTAGATTTTTTGTACTCTGGCAAAGGAAACTTGTCTCGCATGTATGATGTGTGTCAGGCATTTTACCATCCATCCATGCAAGATCGCTCTCTCACCACTTACTTCTCAGAGTTTAAGAAGGTGTATGATGAGCTTAATGTTATATTGCCGTTTAGTCCAGATGTGAAGGTACAACAGGCTCAGCGGGAACAACTGGCGGTCATGAGTTTCTTTTCTAGTCTTTCTCCCGAATTTGAAGGGGCCAAATCGCAGATTTTATCTGGGACTGCTATCTCTTCCTTGAAAGAGGCCTTTACAAGAGTGTTGCATACTGAAAAGTCTCATCCAGGTCCGACAGCCACGATCGATAGTGGTGCTCTGCTTAGCCGCGTCCAAAAGAATAAGAGTCATAGTAATCGCAATCGGAGTAGTGATAGTCGAGACCTAAAGCAAGGGGAAGTTAAATGTTTTTATTGTCATGAGCTCGGTCATATCATACGTTATTATGTGAAGCTTCAGAATAAGAACAAAAGATCTCAGTATGCCAACATCGCCACTTCCGAGACTATTTCACCATCTTAG
- the LOC107772572 gene encoding LOW QUALITY PROTEIN: serine carboxypeptidase-like (The sequence of the model RefSeq protein was modified relative to this genomic sequence to represent the inferred CDS: inserted 1 base in 1 codon), which yields MNMGGTRYQTLSMWTNLQVLALVTVLTDMTSVTVKQVLATTCMTSYRLSFEEHPELVKNDFYITGESYAGHYIPAFAARVHKGNKAKEGLHINLKGFAIGNGLTDPKIQYAAYTDYALDMGLVSKSDHDRINKILPVCEVAINLCGTDGKISCLAAYFVCNSIFSAVRARAGADINHYDIRKKCVGALCYDFSNMEKLLNMHSVKQALGVEDIEFVSCSTTVYQAMLVDWMRNLEAGIPTLLEDGIKLLVYAGEYDLICNWLGNSRWVQAMEWSGQXVASPDVPFEVDSAEAGLLKSHGPLSFLKVRDAGHMVPMDQPKAALEMLKRWIGGTLSQQTTETEDLVASI from the exons ATGAATATGGGTGGGACAAG GTATCAAACCTTATCTATGTGGACCAACCTACAGGTACTGGCTTTAGTTACAGTTCTGACAGACATGACATCCGTCACAGTGAAGCAGGTGTTAGCGACGACTTGTATGACTTCCTACAG GCTTTCTTTTGAAGAGCATCCTGAGCTTGTGAAGAATGACTTCTACATAACCGGAGAATCTTATGCTGGGCACTATATTCCTGCTTTTGCTGCTAGAGTACACAAGGGAAACAAGGCTAAAGAAGGATTACATATAAACTTAAAG GGTTTTGCCATTGGGAATGGGCTTACggatcccaaaatacaatacgctGCGTATACTGACTATGCATTGGACATGGGATTAGTTTCGAAGTCTGATCATGATCGTATCAACAAAATACTTCCAGTTTGTGAAGTTGCAATAAACCTTTGTG GTACTGATGGGAAAATCTCTTGCTTGGCTGCCTATTTTGTTTGCAATTCTATATTCTCTGCTGTTCGTGCACGTGCTGGGGCTGACATCAAT CATTATGACATCAGAAAGAAATGCGTCGGAGCACTCTGCTATGACTTCTCAAACATGGAGAAATTGCTGAATATGCATTCTGTTAAGCAGGCTCTTGGAGTTGAGGATATAGAGTTTGTCTCATGCAGTACTACTGTGTACCAGGCCATGCTTGTTGATTGGATGAGAAATCTTGAGGCTGGCATTCCAACCTTGCTTGAGGATGGAATAAAGTTGCTTGTCTATGCTGGAGAATATGATCTTATTTGCAACTGGCTTG GTAACTCAAGATGGGTTCAGGCTATGGAATGGAGTGGTC ATGTAGCATCTCCCGATGTCCCTTTTGAAGTTGACAGTGCTGAAGCTGGGTTGTTGAAAAGCCACGGGCCTCTGAGTTTCCTTAAG GTTCGCGATGCTGGACACATGGTTCCAATGGATCAACCTAAAGCTGCCTTAGAGATGCTGAAGAGATGGATTGGAGGCACCCTTTCTCAGCAGACGACTGAGACCGAAGACTTGGTTGCTTCAATATGA